The following coding sequences are from one Sciurus carolinensis chromosome 11, mSciCar1.2, whole genome shotgun sequence window:
- the Ms4a2 gene encoding high affinity immunoglobulin epsilon receptor subunit beta, with product MDQENQSRADLALPNPHGSSSAPEIEVLEASPGDSPQQGTSATSPPQQTWLTFLKRELEFLGVTQILIGAICLCFGTIVFSVLDISDFDEEVFSSFKAGYPFWGAVLFAISGLLSIISEKKNRVYLVRGRLGANAVSSVAAGAGIIILILNLSNSWAYISQCEKIREDDSCFVASFTTEIVAMMLFLTILGFGSAMSLTIYGIGEEFKGDKVPDDRLYEELNIYSPIYSELEDKIEMSSPMSS from the exons ATGGACCAAGAAAATCAGAGCAGGGCAGATCTTGCTCTTCCAAATCCACATGGGTCTTCCAG TGCACCTGAAATCGAGGTCTTGGAAGCATCTCCTGGTGATAGTCCCCAGCAGGGGACGtcagccacatccccaccacAGCAGACATGGCTGACATTTTTGAAGAGAGAACTGGAATTCCTGGGG GTAACACAGATTCTGATTGGTGCTATATGCCTTTGTTTTGGAACAATTGTCTTCTCCGTACTTGATATTTCAGACTTTGATGAAGAAGTGTTTTCATCATTTAAAGCAGGGTACCCATTCTGGGGAGCAGTACTT TTCGCTATCTCTGGACTTTTGTCaattatatctgaaaagaaaaatagagtgtaTCTG GTGAGAGGACGCTTGGGAGCGAATGCTGTCAGCAGCGTAGCTGCCGGAGCAGGGATCATCATCCTGATCCTCAACCTGAGCAACAGCTGGGCTTATATCAGCCAGTGTGAGAAAATTCGTGAGGATGACAGCTGCTTTGTGGCTTCTTTTACCACC GAAATTGTGGCAATGATGCTGTTTCTCACCATCCTGGGTTTTGGCAGCGCCATGTCGCTCACAATCTACGGGATTGGAGAAGAATTCAAAGGAGATAAG gttCCAGATGATCGTCTCTATGaagaattaaacatttattcaCCAATTTACAGTGAGTTGGAAGACAAAATAGAAATGTCTTCTCCCATGAGTTCATAG
- the Ms4a3 gene encoding membrane-spanning 4-domains subfamily A member 3, giving the protein MLMQNSFGMNIASATIALVGIVFLSIHLAVNNQSLKSCPSSLSPDLCLYLGSSSNGLVSLMLIFTLLELGINISISIMWCKGNCCDSREEISSPPSSMESGIPPNEDNS; this is encoded by the exons ATGCTG ATGCAAAACAGTTTTGGGATGAACATCGCTAGTGCTACAATTGCCTTAGTCGGAATCGTTTTTCTCTCAATACATCTAGCTGTGAATAACCAGTCCTTGAAGAGTTGTCCGTCTTCACTGTCTCCGGACTTATGCCTGTACCTGGGTTCCTCATCAAAT GGCCTGGTGTCTCTAATGCTGATCTTCACTTTGTTGGAACTGGGCATAAATATCTCTATCTCAATCATGTGGTGCAAAGGAAACTGCTGTGATTCCAGAGAG gAAATTTCTTCACCTCCCAGTTCCATGGAATCAGGAATACCTCCTAATGAAGACAATTCCTAG